The window TTCCGTCCTCCTCGCCGCGGTTGCTCGATCCGCACGGCATCGTGCCGTGCTTCATGTCGAAGAGGATCGCGTGGAGGGACGAAACGAACCGTCAGGTCGAACGGAGCCCCAGCTTCTCCAGCGCCAGGTTCACCGCTTCCGGATACGCGACGTGCTCCTGTTCGAGGATGCGTGCGGCAAGCGTCTCCTCGGTATCGCCCGGAAGGATCGGGACGCGCTTCTGGAGGATGACGGGACCCGAGTCGATGCCGACGTCCACGTAGTGCACCGTGCAGCCCGACTCCTGGTCCCCCGCCTCGATCGCCCGGCGCTGGACGTGGAGGCCGGGATGCTTCGGCAGGAGCGAAGGGTGGATGTTCAGGATCCGCCCGCGATACGCCTCGACGAACTCGGGCGACAGGATGCGCATGTAGCCGGCGAGACAGATGAGATCCGGCTTCGCGGCATCGAGCACTCTCCGGATCCTCGCCTCGTGCACCGCCCGCGTCATGCCGCTCTCGCGCGCGATCGGATGGGCAGGCAGGCCGCGCTCTCGGGCGATCGCGAGACCCGGCGCGTCCGGGTTGTCGGAGACGACCGCGACGATCGCGGCGTCCGGAATCTTTTCCGAATCCACGGCGTCCGCGAGCGCGACGAAGTTCGACCCGCGGCCGGAAAGGAGGATGGCAAGGCGGTGCATGACTACCGGCTCAACCCTTCCATGGGTCCACCACGTCCAGGCCGGGGAAATCGAAGTCCGCCGTGTTTCGCGTAACGAGCCTCAGGCCATGCACGAGAGCCGTGGCGGCGAGAAGACTGTCGATCGCCGCCACGGGACGCCCGACCTCCACGAGGAGCCGGCCCCAGCGGTCGGCGATCGCTCCGGTGA of the Thermoanaerobaculia bacterium genome contains:
- the purN gene encoding phosphoribosylglycinamide formyltransferase; this translates as MHRLAILLSGRGSNFVALADAVDSEKIPDAAIVAVVSDNPDAPGLAIARERGLPAHPIARESGMTRAVHEARIRRVLDAAKPDLICLAGYMRILSPEFVEAYRGRILNIHPSLLPKHPGLHVQRRAIEAGDQESGCTVHYVDVGIDSGPVILQKRVPILPGDTEETLAARILEQEHVAYPEAVNLALEKLGLRST